In the genome of Dromiciops gliroides isolate mDroGli1 chromosome 1, mDroGli1.pri, whole genome shotgun sequence, the window ACACACAGTAGGCCAACATAGGAAATTCAAGCATCTCCCATTTTATCTGCTGCTGCTATTTGTTGTTTCTCAGGATGTGAATCTGAAAATGCCCAGAAATAATCAGCTGTTACACTTTGCATTCCGAGAAGACAAGCAGTGGAAGCTACAGCAGGTAATTCTCTCCCTATCTATGCAGCTGTATTCCAGTCCCTTCCCCTTACCTAAGGCCCTCAGGGCCTCACCAGCTGTACACAGCCATAATCTCAGAAGACTGTGGCTGGATGTATGTGATGTGGCATTTCAGGAGTCAAGGGCCCTGGACATCAAAAGACTGGGAAGATTTTCTGGGTATTAATTGTCACTAGAGTGCCGGCCTGAGATGGTCGTTCCCTCAAAGCAGAACTTAGTTGTTGAAATCTGTGGCCCCAAGGATTCTGTGACTGGTATTCCTCCATCACCAATGACTTGGTTCAGGAATGAGTGTTGAGCATGCATATTTGGGAAGCATAAGTCATCATGCTTCCCCAAAACTGCCctcatgcatgtgtgcacatccACTCTGCACACAAAGAGGAATTCTgtcattcacatacacacacacacagtctctaTCACTCAAATGTatgaggggatggggaagaggtgGCACCCAACAGCTCTAGGCACTGAGTTTGGGGGGAGATTTAACACCCTGCATTCAGAGGGCAGTGAATCAAGTCATGTAGAGGGCTCTGAGTTGAATTCAAGTTCTGACTAATGATAAATGAACTGGGAAGCCATCTCCCAGTAGAGTGTCCCTCCCCCTAACCCACACTTGGGTGGATGGTGTGGGTTTCATGTCTTCAGATCCAGGATGCCAGGAATCATGTTAGCCAAGCGATCTATCTCCTTGCCAATCGGGATGAGAGCTACCAATTCAAGACAGGAGCTGAAGTTCTCAAGGTGAGCACAGACTGAGTCTGGGGAAAAGATTCTGAAGTGAAGGGGAGAATGCTTACCTGGTGATGGCTTCCCTTTTATACCTGAATCCCTTCCATCCTAAAGGCTGTCTTATTTCCATGTCTTTCTCTACTCTGACAAATCCTGTAACTCTGAAAACCTTCAGATCTCTGCTTCCAGGGAATTTTTATGGTACCAGCAGGGAACAGGTGATCAGTTAGGAGTACTAAGTGGAAAATAGGTTATTATAGGGAAGGAATGGgctgttcctcttttttttttctgttactctAATTCCCATATTCAACTATATCGCCTCAATACTGACTTTTACTGTCCTCAGATGATGGCAATAAAAGGGATAAGGTTGTCACCATCCCAAGGAAAAATGAGTTCATCCTGTCCCCCAAACCCCCAGTTCCTCCTGACAGCTCCTGGTTAGGGAAGGCAGTGCTCACCCACAAGCTTCAGAGCCTTCAGGATGTGTGTAGAGTGCCTAAAGGAACCTTGACCCTCAGTTCCAGGACTAACTAGGTGGACTCTGTTCAGAGCTCCCGTGATCTCTGTAGCTTGAGTTGAAGGAATCAATTGCCCTTAGCCCACCTTCCCATTTGAGAAAAGGGATTTTCTGGCACTCAGGCTTCTGAACACGCCTCCCCTGGGAGCTCCATTGACAGTCTTTTCTGTCCCCAGCTTATGGATGCAGTGATGCTGCAGCTAACCCGAGCACGGAATCGGCTCACCACTCCAGCTACACTTACCCTGCCTGAGATCGCTTCCAGTGGCCTGACGGTCAGTGCTCAGAAGAGACTTGCAGCATTATGTGGCTCCTTTGGGGTAGAGGGCCCTGTCCCCATTATTCCCAGGTGAAGAGTAGCTAGGAAAGTGAGGGGATCCCTACAAAGAATTGAGTGGTAGCCCACCAAGGGGGTTTGCAGAAGACAGCCCAGTATCCCGAAgttctttgcctttcttctaCCTGCATGTCTTTCCCATTCTCTAGTTCAGGGATTCTAAACCTGGGATCTGGGCCTTGGCTTGGTTTGGGGATTACAGTATTGTTCTTTTGGTCATTATTCATGTTTTGATaacttatttcaatatatttggttttctttgtaatcctacttTTATGTGTTTGTTAAAACATTTCTCTGAGAAGTCTTCATCCACTGGTACAGTCAGTCTCttgttaagaatccctgctataggggcggctaggtggcgcagtggttaaagcactggctttggattcaggagtacctgaattcaaatccagcctcagacacttgacacttactagctgtgtgaccctgggcaagtcacttaacccccattgccccgcaaaaaaaaaaaaaaaagaatccctgctatAGAGAGGCAGGCCTGGAGTTCAGCAAAGATCCCAGCTCCGCCTCAACGGCAGAGCAGGAGACAGCTTTAAGTTCAGTGCCTGGGAAGATCAGGCAAGGGCCTGGTAGCATTTCCCTCTTGGGGCCTGGGCTGGGCAGAGGGAGGACAGGGTgggagatagagcaccagccaaaGGGCAGGCCACTCTTGCTCCCTCTTCCCATACCCTGATTGTGACTTCTGCCACCTCGAGTGGCTGCACTGACCAGAGGCTGCATCCCTACTTCCCACAGAGGATGTTTGCTCCTGCTTTGCCTGCAGACCTTCTGGTGAATTTTTACATCAACCTCAATAAGCTCTGCCTGACTGTGTACCAGCTGCATGCTCTGCAGCCCAGCTCCACCAAGGTAATGAGCTCCCCGAGACACCCCCGCCCCGACACTGCCCTGCAGTACTCTTGTGCCCACCTTCAGACCCTAATGGCTGTACCCTGACTCTGCTTCCATTGAGAGAAATCCTGTGGTTACTCTGGAATGGGGAGACCAGAGGCGATGTCGGCTGATATGTTCTGCCCTGGCACTGACCTCATTATCTCTGATACTTTGTTTAGAATTTCCGTCCCTCGGGGGGTGCTGTACTTCACAGCCCAGGAGCCATGTTGTAAGTACTCACTTTAAGGATGATGAGTGGAAGGAGCATGTGTCCCCCAGGCCTCGACACCTTTCCCCATGTCCTACTGAAAGCTCATCCTGGATCCCCTCAGCCCCAGCCAGGGTCCCAGCTGAGGCCCTCCCTCTCTGTGTTCCCCATTCCTGGGGTTGCCTGTCACCTCTCCCACTCCTACCTCCTTGTGTTGACTGCAGTGAGTGGGGCACCCAGCGACTGGAGGTGAGTCATGTGCACAAGGTCGAGTGTGTGGTTCCCTGGCTCAATGATGCTCTCGTCTTCTTCACTGTCTCCCTGCAGCTCTGCCAGCAGCTCAAGGACAAGGTGGGCAGCCAGAGTTTGTGGGGCCTGGGGTGACAAGACTGGGAGACTGCGGGGCTTTCCCTAGTCAGCTTTCAAAAGCCTTCCTAACAGGGGAGTTAGAACCAAAGCAGAATTCGTTGATGTGCAGCATACCCTCAAGTGAGGGTCCGGGCAGGTCCAAGCCCAGGTATAACAAATTAAAACAGTGAGCTAAGGCCTTATCTTCAGGTGCTCAGGCCACTTTTGGGGACCTTCTCCAGAAGGAAGGCAGTTTTCATTAGGTAGAAAAGGTGGTTGTGTTCGTAGGTGATACTTTTAAAAGCTTGGAAGCATTTCTATAAAACCCTCACAATCACTAAGCAGCATACATAGGCAGTATTCtttatctcccccaccccacccccctttgcCCAAACATCTTCCAGCTGCATCCGTCAGCTCTTCACTGAAGTTTCCCGTCAGAGATTGTTGCCGTGATCTCTACCCAATTTAGGAATGTCCCTAAGCCCAAGTGCTGAGAGCTTGTGAAGGGGATGTCAGGCTAGGGGCGGGGGTGAGGAGGCTCCTGCTGACATTGCTCTGCTCTGCCCCCAGATCTCAGTCTTCTCCAGCTACTGGAGCTACAGACCCTTCTGAGCGAGAGAAGCTTCTGACAAACTTCCCCGATAAAGGAGGTGCCTAGCCCATGGATTTGATCCCTAAGGAGGCTTAGCTGACTCCAGGAGGGAATCCCTGGAGGGTACAATGTAGACAAGGTGCAGCATGCAGCTGGCTCTGCATGGGCACAGCGTGTTATTTATTTCCCTCCCGGCCCCCAGGCTTTGAGAGGCCCTCTCTGCCCATTAGAGTTGCAGGAATGATAATGAACGCTGGAGAAGTGGTTCTAAGGCCAGAATAGGACCTGAATGGAATTCTTCAGGTAGAGCTGCATTGGGTGATGGAGGCCGGTGCTGGGGAGCCCTGGGCTACTGGAGACTGGCTGAGGAAGCACATGGTGAAAATAGAAATCCAAAGGTTGAGGCCCAAGggccagccctgcattcctagccCCAGCTTCCCGGAGTGTTGATGACCTTTGGACCCAAAGGGAAGGAGGAGCATAGGCAGAAGTGCTCCagttctcctcccttccccttaatGCCAGAGCTTCCCCTGGAAATCCAGAGCCATGGGGACAGCATTCCAGGCTTAGGGGTGTGGAGATGCATGTAAAGGCGTGGCTGCCTGCAACTGGGAATGTTGTTCTGTAAAGGTATCAGTCATCCACTGAGAAATAAAGCATCAAGACCCAAGCCTgagtgtctctgtctgtcttgggggaggggaggacacgGAGGCTGATGTTCCTATGCAAAGATGGATTGTGTGGGGGTGTCTCTGTTGGAGATGTCTGTAAGCACCCCTGGGAcagaagttgttttttgttttggtatgcTTGCTCTTTTCCCCAGTGGCCTAGCTTGCTGTCAGTAGTGTTCCATGGGCCTAAGGTGGAGCCCTCTGGAGCCAGGGGTGCTGGGAATGCAGCAGTAGCAAActtggtgtgtgggtgtgtgtgtgtgtgtgtgtgtgtgtaagattgtgtggagatggggaagatggggagagacTAAGGTTGCTAGAGAGAAGCTCTGGAGAGATGGAGTGTGACTTCTTTAATGTTGCTTCAGATTGTGGGCTATGGGAGAGCTGGTGCTGGTCCTGATTATCAGGAGGCCTGGATCCAAGGCCATCAGGTGGCTCAGGACTATGGCTCCAGGGCTAAGTTGTCCACTCCCTTGAGTCTTCTCTGCAAGAAAGAGAAGAGTCTTTAAAGACACTGTGGTTTGAGCAACCAGCTCCAAAGGACAACTACAGGACAGTCGCTGGGCCTATGAGAAATGAGATGGGAAAAGAGCTGAGCCGGAATATGAGGACCATTGCAGGGGCCTCGGGGACAGAGGTTACCTTTGGGAGGCTGGAAGAGttgcggcagcggcagcagcagcagcagcagtgaaaGAGGACAAGGAGTATCAGCAACAGTACAGTCCCTGAGGGGCAGGAGGAAAGATGTGGTCACTGGGAACAAAATCACTCAGCAGGAAGAAGCTGGGTCACACTGACCCACGGAGGTCTGAGTGAGGAAGGACAAGAACCAAGGCCACAGTGATAGATGGCAAGGGTGAGGGGTAGATGTCGAGGGCTCCAGCCATACTCACCAACAAAGGTGAGAAAGATGACAAGGGCCACAATGTCCCACTCGGACTGAAACAGATGGTGGCTTTCCAGTCGGCTCAGCAGTTGCTGGGCAGTGTACTGCAGCTCACTCCCCACATCCTGAATGGATGGGGCCATCCCTGCAAGTCCTTGGGTGCCTATCTCATCCCCACCAAGAAAGCCAAGAGCACCACAGCACAGTTAGCCCCTTCCCCTGCCCACAGGCCCTAACTCAGcccaagtttggggaaagaattccagttccttgtgtgaccttggtcacttaacttccttgggcctcacaTTCTTCATAATGTGAGGGAGAGgtcttttgaggtcccttctggctctggatATGTGACTCTTAAGTGAGTTGAATCACA includes:
- the ROGDI gene encoding protein rogdi homolog, producing MATAMAATAAERAVLEEEFRWLLHDEVHAVLRQLQDILKEASYRFTLPGTGTEGPARQENFILGSSTTDQVKGVLTLQGDALSQADVNLKMPRNNQLLHFAFREDKQWKLQQIQDARNHVSQAIYLLANRDESYQFKTGAEVLKLMDAVMLQLTRARNRLTTPATLTLPEIASSGLTRMFAPALPADLLVNFYINLNKLCLTVYQLHALQPSSTKNFRPSGGAVLHSPGAMFEWGTQRLEVSHVHKVECVVPWLNDALVFFTVSLQLCQQLKDKISVFSSYWSYRPF
- the SMIM22 gene encoding small integral membrane protein 22, with the protein product MAPSIQDVGSELQYTAQQLLSRLESHHLFQSEWDIVALVIFLTFVGTVLLLILLVLFHCCCCCCRCRNSSSLPKRRLKGVDNLALEP